From the genome of Drosophila melanogaster chromosome 2L, one region includes:
- the CG44085 gene encoding uncharacterized protein, isoform M: MATSTLQSPSPSPSNASVSSKNPQLKRVVYSKYRELLGSYNDKANAIIDTLPAYMVRQDRGFQLSELPVNGDANRNGLELSYGQRGGGGSGNGGYEAPACVQNAMMTKDKKPFTYTPGGIDLSQIRSERMAKRLARNAQSEGATGAAQQNRPAQPQSPGGPGGAASSIGAAAMGMPFQVLPPPPPPPQPQSGPRPSAASVESSYSPYTPTPQVPPVAKSPPVQYQQPTPPATPPQQQQQQSEQQPATRPEFRSVPMPTSPAVNVYTRQSDSPRSPFEPQQQQQQQQPQRSTESPFRFAQQQQQQSPQQRPPTAISPLAQVQQQQQQQLQQQQQQQLQQQQQQQLQQQQQQLQQLQQQQFQQQQLQQQQFQQQQLQQQQQQQQQQQQQQQQQQPAVQSVPWRTQRAQPGAQQQQDSHPQPIYNNVQQQQQRSRDVFSPARNETSAANTFNSQQQQNQFGGAAKPTNVGSLYIAPLAQPTEPQAQRILLQQQQQSSARDSPMRQLPQQQPQTNQPMRWLSSQPASKEQAPWARLEENGNVLPSTLRQTTPQPQVVPQQQPQQQQQPQQQQQPTFYQPQLVQGNGYGPTPVSAAPISLQNFGSNPQPGGLRLQINLNTNGNSSNNTNQSAPRERIIPITLEQTPTYAAAQPNFGGYQNYPPQAQRYPSPNQPTSTSNNTNGNATRLIPIAIEGGRGGPVSQSPVLLQNDPRSPPIQSKSFRILQKITDTVDDGSGNGDSRQDLQQTPQEAELQRPQFARQMSAQQARNSPTIEQMRRLQIGQDQQNNHQQSGTPLAWSPQGNGVSAQNRFTQQRYDAPQQQQQYVPPSEQQAPEPKKYTGSAIPSRSFKILQAMTTPENAGPGQSDL; encoded by the exons ATGGCCACCTCAACGCTGCAATCTCCGTCGCCGTCGCCATCAAACGCCTCCGTGTCATCCAAGAATCCGCAGCTGAAGCGCGTAGTGTACTCCAAATATCGGGAACTACTTGGTTCTTATAATGATAAGGCCAATGCCATCATCGACACTCTGCCCGCATATATGGTTCGTCAGGATCGCGGATTTCAGTTGTCGGAGCTGCCCGTGAACGGGGATGCCAATCGCAACGGCCTGGAATTGTC GTATGGACAGCGCGGAGGAGGCGGATCCGGAAACGGTGGCTACGAGGCGCCCGCGTGCGTGCAGAACGCGATGATGACAAAAGACAAGAAGCCCTTCACCTACACGCCCGGCGGCATTGATCTCTCCCAGATCCGGTCGGAGCGGATGGCCAAGCGGTTGGCGCGCAATGCCCAATCGGAAGGAGCAACCGGAGCCGCCCAACAGAACAGACCCGCCCAGCCACAGTCGCCAGGTGGGCCAGGTGGTGCAGCCAGTTCGATTGGAGCCGCTGCCATGGGCATGCCGTTCCAGGtgctgccgccgccaccaccgccgccgcaaCCACAGTCGG GTCCAAGACCATCGGCGGCTAGCGTTGAAAGCAGCTACAGTCCTTACACTCCGACTCCGCAAGTGCCGCCCGTGGCCAAGAGTCCTCCGGTGCAATATCAACAGCCAACGCCACCGGCAAcaccgccgcagcagcagcagcaacagtcggAGCAGCAGCCTGCAACACGCCCGGAGTTCCGCAGTGTGCCCATGCCCACATCGCCAGCGGTGAACGTCTACACACGTCAATCGGACAGTCCCAGATCGCCTTTCgagccgcagcaacagcagcagcagcagcaaccacagcGATCCACTGAGAGCCCCTTCCGGTttgcacagcagcaacagcaacagtcaCCGCAGCAGCGTCCACCAACAGCGATATCGCCGCTGGCtcaggtgcagcagcagcagcaacagcagttgcaacagcagcagcaacagcagttgcaacagcagcagcaacagcagttgcaacagcagcagcaacagctccagcagctgcagcaacagcagttccagcagcaacaattgcagcaacaacagttccagcaacaacagttgcagcagcagcaacagcagcaacagcagcaacagcagcagcaacagcagcagcaaccggCTGTTCAATCAGTACCATGGCGCACTCAACGTGCTCAGCCTGGagcacaacagcaacaggatTCGCATCCACAACCAATCTACAACAAtgttcagcagcagcaacaaagatCTCGCGATGTCTTCAGTCCGGCAAGGAATGAAACATCGGCAGCAAACACGTTCAAttcacagcagcaacaaaaccAATTTGGTGGAGCAGCAAAGCCG ACCAACGTTGGATCGCTTTACATAGCTCCACTGGCCCAGCCCACTGAACCGCAGGCTCAACGAATCCttttgcaacagcagcagcagtcatCTGCTCGGGATTCTCCCATGCGCCAACTtccacagcagcagccgcagacCAATCAACCGATGAGATGGCTCAGTTCACAGCCGGCTAGCAAGGAGCAGGCTCCATGGGCTCGTCTCGAGGAGAATGGCAACGTCCTGCCCTCCACCTTGCGTCAGACTACCCCGCAGCCCCAAGTCGTCCCTCAGCAGcaaccacagcagcagcagcagccacagcagcagcagcagcccacCTTCTACCAGCCGCAGTTGGTCCAAGGTAATGGCTACGGACCAACACCGGTTTCAGCCGCTCCCATCAGTCTGCAGAACTTCGGATCAAATCCACAGCCTGGAGGACTACGTTTGCAGATCAACTTAAACACcaatggcaacagcagcaataacaCAAATCAAAGTGCTCCACGG GAGCGTATCATACCGATAACTCTAGAGCAGACGCCGACATATGCCGCAGCCCAGCCCAACTTTGGTG GTTACCAGAATTACCCACCACAAGCCCAGCGATACCCGTCGCCCAATCAGCCAACGAGTACGAGTAACAACACCAATGGCAATGCCACCCGGCTAATCCCGATAGCCATCGAGGGAGGACGAGGCGGTCCAGTGTCCCAGTCGCCAGTGCTGCTGCAGAA CGATCCACGCTCACCGCCCATCCAATCGAAATCGTTTAGAATATTGCAAAAGATAACCGACACCGTGGACGATGGCAGCGGGAATGGCGATTCGCGGCAGGACTTGCAGCAGACGCCCCAGGAGGCGGAGCTGCAGCGGCCGCAGTTCGCCCGCCAGATGAGCGCCCAGCAGGCAAGGAATAGTCCGACCATCGAGCAGATGCGACGCCTGCAAATCGGACAGGATCAGCAGAATAACCATCAGCAGTCGGGTACGCCACTAGCTTGGTCCCCGCAAG GTAATGGAGTCTCCGCTCAGAACCGATTCACGCAACAACGATATG ATGCcccccaacaacaacagcaatatgTGCCTCCAAGTGAACAGCAAGCTCCGGAACCCAAAAAATACACAGGCAGCGCTATACCCAGTCGATCATTCAAAATTCTACAGGCAATGACAACACCTGAAAATGCCG GACCTGGTCAATCGGATCTATAA
- the CG44085 gene encoding uncharacterized protein, isoform O, whose protein sequence is MATSTLQSPSPSPSNASVSSKNPQLKRVVYSKYRELLGSYNDKANAIIDTLPAYMVRQDRGFQLSELPVNGDANRNGLELSYGQRGGGGSGNGGYEAPACVQNAMMTKDKKPFTYTPGGIDLSQIRSERMAKRLARNAQSEGATGAAQQNRPAQPQSPGGPGGAASSIGAAAMGMPFQVLPPPPPPPQPQSGPRPSAASVESSYSPYTPTPQVPPVAKSPPVQYQQPTPPATPPQQQQQQSEQQPATRPEFRSVPMPTSPAVNVYTRQSDSPRSPFEPQQQQQQQQPQRSTESPFRFAQQQQQQSPQQRPPTAISPLAQVQQQQQQQLQQQQQQQLQQQQQQQLQQQQQQLQQLQQQQFQQQQLQQQQFQQQQLQQQQQQQQQQQQQQQQQQPAVQSVPWRTQRAQPGAQQQQDSHPQPIYNNVQQQQQRSRDVFSPARNETSAANTFNSQQQQNQFGGAAKPTNVGSLYIAPLAQPTEPQAQRILLQQQQQSSARDSPMRQLPQQQPQTNQPMRWLSSQPASKEQAPWARLEENGNVLPSTLRQTTPQPQVVPQQQPQQQQQPQQQQQPTFYQPQLVQGNGYGPTPVSAAPISLQNFGSNPQPGGLRLQINLNTNGNSSNNTNQSAPRERIIPITLEQTPTYAAAQPNFGGYQNYPPQAQRYPSPNQPTSTSNNTNGNATRLIPIAIEGGRGGPVSQSPVLLQNDPRSPPIQSKSFRILQKITDTVDDGSGNGDSRQDLQQTPQEAELQRPQFARQMSAQQARNSPTIEQMRRLQIGQDQQNNHQQSGTPLAWSPQGNGVSAQNRFTQQRYDAPQQQQQYVPPSEQQAPEPKKYTGSAIPSRSFKILQAMTTPENADHKIHTELDSDLENVELNESPNNNNNNNNNSNNGSTENNNNYNNKINSKTNKRHSYTSSTPTSSPSTCTDPTIHSSNSSLSSDSSCPPQPPRSQSVPPQYPYAFGYPYPWYMPPPPPVNGEGAPWPYPYSYPPPPPPQSIDGKQAEGFPPYPYYYPYYPPPLPPYGQQPGEAQIPPGYPQFHAMPPYGHPYPYPVAPSYSQSSTEESRASSVLPDIIITPSTDDIPSQVIMKHHIRVEPREPPKRAHSVEIEEVVSKPKARNICTNNHEVIDVLSQRLANINKIASGNTQANLSKQLQKNYAGEQAKELGERSPSENASNSDSESEEESSDDEEDTPKLGARPAPLQSIKSVTNVQVYKGKTLEQHLDSESSDDEDDVTTADEMYDEEEQIEEEQEGLVEEMEDDYIVEEDLSVIYEEESELERSSEYAKTVIRKDDSRSTIVDDIEKQIEENDDDDDDEESNSVTVRLPLRFSFSRSSNDENIATVQVGNTTQIEEKPIIASSFSVAKVESDDEDDDCEVSVTISLSNSSRSNSVEKVAQPYRPSNAYPVEDISTPIKTSEEDVSASFSLGMRNKFMGETIANDVTNNISRDQAKPKNDVTEVESSPKEEFDFFATLMATKMQAQKMMEQSKNFWKTPDPKIVEPAAEKPKLRPKENIPETKPPRPISGDMSKTEASLEAAKNSFWSTFATTSKETEPKAEQEDAAEEVDFWASIEKTSDKEEKQWTKKKKTVTYTPLKKEAVTTVQHWTTTFKAHLESLPMPQKAEVHFVVEEKKKEIEEPQEENQGKENDFWGSVIQDKMENTDSATWERTEYNSEPSQGVTEQPKQQDEDNVDFWANIESSNNCEDEEKPHNISYDPTKYPEEPREVDTDEEIDFWAEIEAKRKPGEDDDEDVTFHKSATFWARKERQNSVEETPYKPVEIKAFRAKLPDEAAVEIDVWATLEAARGHEPEIVDPAVEEEKVLAEQFEELKHESSDEEEEVAEEEKELEQKPRDEVQESNLSHMDTMSLASMHEPATVYTWAPPPQEAEDNEEETDFWADMEKERSKKEQFEEAEQKRHNYRQAMAFFNTSIDGQQSPPQQNASPNRSSVILEVEEPQEVNLGPPGEYQIIGEDGVVVEEHKPEITETDGDERGAATPTNMEPQLPEVYVEPEPEVKRLVNGLPDLAVEKFSEKPKISVRDRISAFEVIPSATNDGAKGLTKQSLSVDSAYGKGTLSRNSSTQRSESEIEEDDSGVTDMNRQLSETDTESESFPELRKMTSYQRAATHSRLFKLLQDENDVPEAGAQPADEFQFKPSRRKIVHNVSITRRQNPGALNEAETMTQRRERLSLPLRKNTSIDADNPSTPNSPASPIMGPSAKNQRVVSDKLVNELVQSLLLKSDSSHLRNLPMERLQAAAKRALVEEMDSAQENSSLDSTPAPTPKHDKEYSDYYNSWCDASGSGDEVLPSKSFRALQDPRRSPWTVRCPRVLSSKTINRDLARVTESPEIANGRGSKSPECFRQNSHSQSRERSVSSWRRV, encoded by the exons ATGGCCACCTCAACGCTGCAATCTCCGTCGCCGTCGCCATCAAACGCCTCCGTGTCATCCAAGAATCCGCAGCTGAAGCGCGTAGTGTACTCCAAATATCGGGAACTACTTGGTTCTTATAATGATAAGGCCAATGCCATCATCGACACTCTGCCCGCATATATGGTTCGTCAGGATCGCGGATTTCAGTTGTCGGAGCTGCCCGTGAACGGGGATGCCAATCGCAACGGCCTGGAATTGTC GTATGGACAGCGCGGAGGAGGCGGATCCGGAAACGGTGGCTACGAGGCGCCCGCGTGCGTGCAGAACGCGATGATGACAAAAGACAAGAAGCCCTTCACCTACACGCCCGGCGGCATTGATCTCTCCCAGATCCGGTCGGAGCGGATGGCCAAGCGGTTGGCGCGCAATGCCCAATCGGAAGGAGCAACCGGAGCCGCCCAACAGAACAGACCCGCCCAGCCACAGTCGCCAGGTGGGCCAGGTGGTGCAGCCAGTTCGATTGGAGCCGCTGCCATGGGCATGCCGTTCCAGGtgctgccgccgccaccaccgccgccgcaaCCACAGTCGG GTCCAAGACCATCGGCGGCTAGCGTTGAAAGCAGCTACAGTCCTTACACTCCGACTCCGCAAGTGCCGCCCGTGGCCAAGAGTCCTCCGGTGCAATATCAACAGCCAACGCCACCGGCAAcaccgccgcagcagcagcagcaacagtcggAGCAGCAGCCTGCAACACGCCCGGAGTTCCGCAGTGTGCCCATGCCCACATCGCCAGCGGTGAACGTCTACACACGTCAATCGGACAGTCCCAGATCGCCTTTCgagccgcagcaacagcagcagcagcagcaaccacagcGATCCACTGAGAGCCCCTTCCGGTttgcacagcagcaacagcaacagtcaCCGCAGCAGCGTCCACCAACAGCGATATCGCCGCTGGCtcaggtgcagcagcagcagcaacagcagttgcaacagcagcagcaacagcagttgcaacagcagcagcaacagcagttgcaacagcagcagcaacagctccagcagctgcagcaacagcagttccagcagcaacaattgcagcaacaacagttccagcaacaacagttgcagcagcagcaacagcagcaacagcagcaacagcagcagcaacagcagcagcaaccggCTGTTCAATCAGTACCATGGCGCACTCAACGTGCTCAGCCTGGagcacaacagcaacaggatTCGCATCCACAACCAATCTACAACAAtgttcagcagcagcaacaaagatCTCGCGATGTCTTCAGTCCGGCAAGGAATGAAACATCGGCAGCAAACACGTTCAAttcacagcagcaacaaaaccAATTTGGTGGAGCAGCAAAGCCG ACCAACGTTGGATCGCTTTACATAGCTCCACTGGCCCAGCCCACTGAACCGCAGGCTCAACGAATCCttttgcaacagcagcagcagtcatCTGCTCGGGATTCTCCCATGCGCCAACTtccacagcagcagccgcagacCAATCAACCGATGAGATGGCTCAGTTCACAGCCGGCTAGCAAGGAGCAGGCTCCATGGGCTCGTCTCGAGGAGAATGGCAACGTCCTGCCCTCCACCTTGCGTCAGACTACCCCGCAGCCCCAAGTCGTCCCTCAGCAGcaaccacagcagcagcagcagccacagcagcagcagcagcccacCTTCTACCAGCCGCAGTTGGTCCAAGGTAATGGCTACGGACCAACACCGGTTTCAGCCGCTCCCATCAGTCTGCAGAACTTCGGATCAAATCCACAGCCTGGAGGACTACGTTTGCAGATCAACTTAAACACcaatggcaacagcagcaataacaCAAATCAAAGTGCTCCACGG GAGCGTATCATACCGATAACTCTAGAGCAGACGCCGACATATGCCGCAGCCCAGCCCAACTTTGGTG GTTACCAGAATTACCCACCACAAGCCCAGCGATACCCGTCGCCCAATCAGCCAACGAGTACGAGTAACAACACCAATGGCAATGCCACCCGGCTAATCCCGATAGCCATCGAGGGAGGACGAGGCGGTCCAGTGTCCCAGTCGCCAGTGCTGCTGCAGAA CGATCCACGCTCACCGCCCATCCAATCGAAATCGTTTAGAATATTGCAAAAGATAACCGACACCGTGGACGATGGCAGCGGGAATGGCGATTCGCGGCAGGACTTGCAGCAGACGCCCCAGGAGGCGGAGCTGCAGCGGCCGCAGTTCGCCCGCCAGATGAGCGCCCAGCAGGCAAGGAATAGTCCGACCATCGAGCAGATGCGACGCCTGCAAATCGGACAGGATCAGCAGAATAACCATCAGCAGTCGGGTACGCCACTAGCTTGGTCCCCGCAAG GTAATGGAGTCTCCGCTCAGAACCGATTCACGCAACAACGATATG ATGCcccccaacaacaacagcaatatgTGCCTCCAAGTGAACAGCAAGCTCCGGAACCCAAAAAATACACAGGCAGCGCTATACCCAGTCGATCATTCAAAATTCTACAGGCAATGACAACACCTGAAAATGCCG ACCATAAAATTCACACCGAGCTGGACTCGGATTTGGAAAATGTTGAACTGAACGAATCCccaaacaataataataataataataataacagtaaCAACGGAAGtactgaaaataataataattataataataagatTAACAGTAAAACCAATAAACGTCATAGCTACACTTCATCCACACCCACATCATCACCATCAACCTGCACAGATCCCACCATCCATTCATCGAACTCATCTCTTAGTTCGGATAGCTCTTGTCCCCCACAGCCACCTCGATCGCAATCCGTTCCACCCCAGTATCCCTATGCCTTCGGGTATCCGTATCCATGGTACATGCCACCCCCTCCACCTGTCAATGGTGAGGGAGCTCCCTGGCCATATCCCTATTCATATCCACCGCCACCTCCTCCACAATCGATTGATGGAAAGCAGGCAGAAGGATTTCCACCATATCCCTATTACTACCCATATTATCCGCCTCCCTTGCCACCTTATGGACAACAACCCGGGGAAGCTCAGATACCGCCGGGCTATCCTCAGTTCCATGCCATGCCACCATATGGTCACCCGTATCCCTATCCAGTGGCTCCCAGTTACAGTCAGAGTTCCACCGAAGAGAGCAGAGCCAGCAGTGTTCTACCGGATATAATCATCACTCCCAGTACCGATGATATACCCTCGCAGGTCATAATGAAACATCACATCCGAGTGGAGCCACGAGAGCCACCAAAGCGGGCGCACTCTGTGGAAATAGAGGAGGTAGTCAGCAAACCGAAAGCCCGGAATATTTGCACCAACAATCACGAGGTCATCGATGTGCTGAGCCAACGATTGGCAAATATCAACAAGATTGCCAGCGGCAACACCCAGGCGAATCTCTCCAAGCAGCTACAGAAAAACTATGCCGGTGAACAAGCCAAAGAACTGGGTGAGAGATCTCCCAGCGAAAATGCCTCCAATTCGGATAGTGAATCAGAGGAAGAGAGCAGCGATGACGAAGAAGATACCCCTAAGCTGGGAGCTCGTCCAGCTCCCTTGCAGTCCATTAAGTCGGTGACAAATGTGCAGGTGTACAAGGGTAAAACACTGGAACAGCATTTGGACTCCGAGAGTAGCGATGATGAAGATGATGTGACTACAGCGGATGAAATGTACGATGAAGAGGAACAGATCGAGGAGGAGCAAGAAGGATTGGTCGAGGAAATGGAAGATGATTACATTGTTGAGGAGGATCTTAGTGTTATATACGAGGAAGAGAGTGAACTGGAACGTAGCAGTGAATATGCCAAGACAGTCATTCGAAAGGATGACTCCCGATCCACCATAGTTGATGATATTGAAAAGCAAATCGAAgaaaatgatgatgacgatgacgacgaggagTCCAACTCGGTAACAGTTCGTTTGCCACTCCGCTTCTCCTTCAGTCGCAGTTCGAATGATGAAAACATTGCCACTGTGCAAGTCGGTAATACAACACAAATCGAAGAAAAACCCATCATCGCGAGCTCGTTCAGTGTGGCCAAGGTCGAAAGtgatgatgaggatgatgaCTGTGAGGTCAGTGTTACCATCAGTTTGTCGAACTCTTCACGTTCTAATTCTGTGGAGAAGGTTGCCCAACCCTACCGACCCTCCAATGCATATCCCGTGGAGGATATAAGTACACCCATCAAAACTAGTGAAGAAGATGTTTCCGCATCATTCTCCCTTGGTATGCGTAACAAATTTATGGGTGAAACAATTGCCAATGATGTTACTAATAATATATCCCGGGATCAGGCAAAACCAAAGAACGACGTCACCGAAGTTGAGAGCTCCCCAAAAGAGGAATTCGACTTCTTTGCCACTTTGATGGCCACCAAAATGCAGGCTCAGAAAATGATGGAGCAGTCTAAAAACTTTTGGAAAACTCCTGACCCTAAGATAGTAGAACCCGCAGCTGAGAAGCCAAAACTTCGACCTAAGGAGAATATTCCTGAGACAAAACCACCAAGACCAATATCTGGTGATATGTCCAAGACCGAGGCTTCGCTGGAGGCAGCCAAGAATAGCTTCTGGTCCACCTTCGCTACGACCTCAAAGGAAACGGAGCCCAAAGCAGAGCAAGAAGATGCAGCTGAGGAAGTCGACTTCTGGGCAAGCATAGAAAAAACCTCTGATAAGGAAGAAAAACAGTGGACCAAGAAAAAGAAGACCGTAACCTATACTCCTTTGAAGAAAGAGGCAGTAACTACGGTGCAGCATTGGACAACAACGTTTAAGGCTCACTTGGAATCGTTACCAATGCCCCAAAAAGCCGAGGTGCATTTTGTAGTTgaggaaaagaaaaaagaaattgaagaACCACAAGAGGAGAATCAgggtaaagaaaatgatttttGGGGCTCAGTAATTCAGGATAAGATGGAAAACACAGACAGTGCAACGTGGGAACGTACAGAATACAACTCAGAACCTTCTCAGGGAGTTACAGAGCAACCCAAGCAACAGGATGAGGATAACGTTGACTTCTGGGCCAATATTGAATCATCTAATAATTGCGAAGATGAAGAAAAGCCCCACAACATCAGCTATGATCCCACAAAATATCCTGAGGAGCCCCGCGAAGTGGATACTGATGAGGAGATTGACTTCTGGGCCGAGATAGAAGCCAAACGCAAACCAGGAGAAGACGACGACGAAGATGTCACGTTCCATAAATCGGCAACTTTCTGGGCTCGCAAAGAACGACAGAACTCTGTAGAGGAAACCCCTTATAAGCCTGTGGAAATCAAGGCTTTCAGAGCTAAGTTACCCGATGAAGCAGCAGTAGAAATTGATGTTTGGGCCACCCTAGAAGCAGCCAGAGGCCACGAGCCCGAAATTGTTGATCCTGCGGTGGAAGAGGAAAAGGTTCTGGCCGAGCAATTTGAGGAACTTAAACACGAGAGCTcagatgaggaggaggaggttgCGGAGGAAGAAAAGGAGTTAGAGCAGAAGCCTCGGGATGAAGTCCAGGAAAGCAATCTCAGCCATATGGACACCATGTCACTGGCCTCGATGCACGAGCCAGCTACAGTCTATACATGGGCTCCACCACCACAGGAAGCAGAAGATAATGAGGAGGAAACTGATTTCTGGGCGGACATGGAAAAGGAACGATCCAAGAAGGAACAGTTCGAGGAGGCGGAACAGAAACGACACAACTACCGACAGGCCATGGCCTTCTTCAATACCTCCATCGATGGTCAGCAGTCACCGCCACAACAAAATGCCAGTCCCAATCGCAGCAGTGTTATCCTGGAAGTCGAGGAGCCACAAGAAGTAAACCTGGGACCACCTGGTGAGTACCAGATAATAGGCGAAGATGGCGTCGTCGTGGAGGAGCACAAGCCGGAGATAACGGAAACGGATGGTGATGAGCGAGGTGCTGCCACTCCAACCAATATGGAGCCACAACTACCAGAGGTCTATGTGGAACCCGAGCCGGAAGTAAAGCGCCTTGTCAACGGACTTCCTGATCTTGCCGTTGAGAAGTTTAGCGAAAAACCGAAGATATCGGTGCGTGACAGGATCAGCGCCTTTGAGGTGATTCCCTCGGCGACAAATGATGGCGCCAAGGGACTAACCAAGCAATCCCTATCAGTGGATAGTGCTTATGGCAAGGGAACCCTCTCGCGAAACAGCAGCACTCAGCGTTCCGAGTCGGAGATTGAGGAGGACGACTCCGGGGTAACGGACATGAACCGTCAGCTGTCTGAGACGGACACAGAGTCCGAGAGTTTTCCGGAGTTGCGCAAGATGACCAGCTACCAGCGGGCAGCCACACATTCCAGGCTCTTTAAGCTGTTGCAGGACGAAAACGATGTTCCGGAAGCGGGAGCCCAACCCGCCGATGAATTTCAGTTCAAGCCCAGTCGCAGGAAGATTGTCCATAATGTGTCCATTACTAGACGGCAAAATCCAGGAGCTCTAAATGAAGCAGAGACCATGACGCAGCGCAGGGAACGACTTTCGCTGCCGCTTCGCAAGAATACCAGCATCGATGCGGACAATCCCTCGACCCCAAATAGTCCTGCCTCCCCCATAATGGGACCGTCGGCCAAGAACCAACGTGTGGTTAGCGATAAGTTGGTAAATGAATTGGTCCAGAGCCTGCTGCTTAAAAGCGACAGTTCGCATTTGAGAAATCTGCCCATGGAACGTCTTCAGGCAGCCGCCAAACGAGCCCTGGTGGAGGAGATGGACTCCGCGCAGGAGAACAGCTCGCTGGACAGCACGCCGGCACCCACGCCGAAGCATGACAAGGAGTATTCGGACTACTACAACAGCTGGTGCGACGCCAGTGGCAGTGGCGACGAGGTGTTGCCATCCAAGAGCTTCCGTGCTCTGCAAGATCCAAGACGCAGTCCTTGGACGGTGCGTTGTCCGCGAGTTCTCAGCTCCAAGACGATAAACCGGGACTTGGCCCGGGTTACAGAATCACCGGAAATAGCCAATGGACGGGGCAGCAAAAGTCCCGAATGCTTCCGTCAGAACTCACACTCCCAGTCTCGGGAACGATCCGTCAGCAGTTGGCGGAGAGTTTAG